In a genomic window of Bombina bombina isolate aBomBom1 chromosome 8, aBomBom1.pri, whole genome shotgun sequence:
- the LOC128638956 gene encoding phospholipase A2 inhibitor NAI-like codes for MCNGFCIVCVQCITNDALTCNGLAHNCTGNDTVCMSVVTETSTAVGKTTTTFERSCGNSFQCLIPGSMTSFKMSTRTNNTCCYEDFCSPKRPMLPLVNMDYNDIQCKTCFAHDVKECSDFGILDCTGDEQSCVKYTLTDNSGFTFIWGCSTKSFCRQAFSQQLISGQNLTVSAECSDDIKTKSYTGENPAAY; via the exons ATGTGCAATG GCTTCTGTATAGTTTGTGTACAGTGTATCACTAATGACGCTCTGACCTGCAATGGACTGGCGCACAACTGCACTGGGAACGATACCGTTTGTATGTCAGTTGTCACTGAGACCTCTACAGCAG TAGGAAAAACTACAACAACATTTGAAAGAAGCTGTGGAAACTCTTTTCAGTGTCTTATACCTGGCAGCATGACTAGTTTTAAAATGTCAACAAGAACCAACAACACTTGCTGTTACGAGGATTTTTGTTCACCTAAAAGGCCTATGT TGCCTCTGGTAAATATGGATTATAATGATATCCAGTGTAAAACCTGTTTCGCCCATGATGTTAAGGAATGCTCAGATTTTGGAATCTTGGACTGTACAGGAGATGAACAGTCTTGTGTTAAATACACATTGACCGATAACTCAG GATTCACTTTTATCTGGGGCTGCTCAACTAAGAGCTTTTGCAGACAAGCTTTTAGCCAACAATTAATAAGTGGACAAAACCTCACAGTGTCTGCAGAATGTAGTGATGATATAAAAACTAAAA GTTACACAGGGGAAAATCCAGCTGCTTATTGA